The Microbacterium paraoxydans genome includes a window with the following:
- a CDS encoding SseB family protein, which produces MSPETDPHACGPESHNRADSAGVPWEGRSFESNPHAADDGSADPALLAALHRFRAGEGSQAEVVDAFRSARVLVPLIAEKGEEGVAPSGLAVDKTQELSIVTVAAPDGRRVQPVFSSVETMQRWDPSARPIPVEAVRAALAASSEDTDLIVLDPTSDTEFVIRRPAVWAVAQGHAWEPSFLSPEVVTALRESIAHELAVIDVSVAPGDPDARLRGPELIVVLELVDGLEREVLDAVLARLAQRWAADDRIAVLADSLTVKLRRSI; this is translated from the coding sequence ATGTCGCCGGAGACTGATCCGCACGCCTGCGGTCCGGAGTCGCACAACCGGGCCGATTCCGCCGGCGTCCCCTGGGAGGGGCGCAGCTTCGAGTCGAATCCGCACGCGGCCGACGACGGCTCGGCGGACCCGGCTCTGCTCGCCGCGCTGCACCGCTTCCGTGCGGGCGAGGGGAGTCAGGCCGAGGTCGTCGACGCGTTCCGCTCCGCCCGGGTGCTCGTGCCCCTGATCGCGGAGAAGGGCGAGGAGGGCGTGGCGCCCAGCGGTCTCGCGGTGGACAAGACGCAGGAGCTCTCGATCGTCACCGTGGCCGCGCCGGACGGGCGCCGCGTCCAGCCGGTGTTCTCGTCGGTCGAGACGATGCAGCGCTGGGACCCGTCGGCCCGCCCCATCCCGGTCGAGGCCGTTCGCGCGGCCCTGGCCGCGTCGTCGGAGGACACCGATCTCATCGTGCTGGACCCCACGTCCGACACCGAGTTCGTGATCCGCCGCCCCGCCGTCTGGGCCGTGGCGCAGGGGCACGCCTGGGAGCCGAGCTTCCTCTCTCCCGAGGTCGTTACCGCCCTTCGGGAGAGCATCGCCCACGAGCTCGCCGTGATCGACGTCTCCGTCGCGCCGGGTGACCCGGACGCGCGCCTCCGCGGACCGGAGCTCATCGTGGTCCTGGAGCTCGTCGATGGCCTGGAGCGAGAGGTCCTGGATGCCGTGCTCGCGCGGCTCGCTCAGCGCTGGGCGGCGGACGACCGGATCGCCGTCCTCGCCGACTCGCTGACGGTCAAGCTCCGCCGCAGCATCTGA
- a CDS encoding DUF1844 domain-containing protein — protein MTNQASDEAAREREERWARQEEAASSAVRDIADVPAVEVITTAAVHLMSAAAVKLGLADDPDAAAQLDLDEARKLINALAGLITAGAPEISDMHARSLRDGLRSLQLAFREASTIPDPIGKGPGEKWTGPVT, from the coding sequence GTGACGAACCAGGCATCGGACGAGGCGGCCCGCGAGCGCGAGGAGCGATGGGCTCGGCAGGAAGAGGCAGCCTCCTCGGCCGTCCGTGACATCGCCGACGTCCCGGCCGTCGAGGTGATCACCACCGCCGCCGTGCACCTCATGAGCGCGGCAGCCGTGAAGCTCGGCCTCGCGGACGACCCGGACGCCGCGGCCCAGCTCGACCTGGACGAGGCGCGCAAGCTCATCAATGCCCTCGCGGGGCTCATCACCGCCGGCGCCCCGGAGATCAGCGACATGCACGCCCGGTCGCTGCGGGACGGCCTCCGGTCGCTGCAGCTCGCCTTCCGCGAGGCCTCGACGATCCCCGACCCGATCGGCAAGGGGCCGGGCGAGAAGTGGACCGGCCCCGTCACCTGA
- a CDS encoding histidinol-phosphate transaminase → MGRVTFSLNDLPLRDDLRGLTPYGAPQAPLPVALNVNENTHPVPDEVASDILDDIAVAIRDVNRYPDREFTTLREAFADYLGHGLTPEQIWAGNGSNEVLQHIFQAFGGPGRTAFGFAPTYSMYPLIAKGTGASWIAGTRQPDYTVTAEEAAQQVRAADPDIVILCSPNNPTGTPLGLDVVEAVYEAARGVVIVDEAYQEFAPRDAASALTLLEGRPRLAVSRTMSKAFAFAGARVGYLAADPAFIDALRLVRLPYHLSALTQAAAVAALRNADVMLGMVQEIVEQRDRITATLEALGYTPHLSWSNFVLFGGVADPQATWQQLYDRGVLVRDVGIPGHLRVSAGTEAETTAFLDALASIGSAS, encoded by the coding sequence ATGGGAAGGGTGACCTTCTCCCTCAACGATCTCCCGCTCCGCGACGATCTGCGCGGACTCACCCCATACGGAGCGCCTCAGGCCCCGCTGCCGGTGGCGCTGAACGTCAACGAGAACACGCATCCGGTTCCCGACGAGGTCGCGAGCGACATCCTCGATGACATCGCCGTGGCGATCCGAGACGTGAACCGGTACCCGGACCGCGAGTTCACGACGCTGCGGGAGGCGTTCGCCGACTACCTGGGTCACGGCCTCACGCCGGAGCAGATCTGGGCGGGCAACGGGTCCAACGAGGTGCTGCAGCACATCTTCCAGGCGTTCGGCGGGCCGGGACGCACGGCCTTCGGATTCGCGCCCACGTACTCCATGTACCCGCTCATCGCGAAGGGGACGGGCGCGTCCTGGATCGCGGGCACCCGTCAGCCCGACTACACCGTCACGGCGGAGGAGGCGGCGCAGCAGGTGCGTGCGGCCGACCCCGACATCGTGATCCTCTGCTCGCCGAACAACCCGACCGGCACCCCGCTGGGGCTCGACGTCGTGGAGGCCGTCTACGAGGCGGCCCGCGGCGTGGTGATCGTCGACGAGGCCTACCAGGAGTTCGCGCCACGGGATGCGGCGTCGGCCCTCACCCTCCTGGAAGGACGGCCGCGCCTCGCCGTCTCCCGAACGATGAGCAAGGCCTTCGCCTTCGCCGGCGCCCGCGTCGGCTACCTCGCGGCCGACCCGGCGTTCATCGACGCGCTCCGGCTCGTGCGACTGCCGTACCACCTGAGCGCTCTGACGCAGGCCGCCGCGGTCGCCGCCCTCCGCAACGCCGACGTCATGCTCGGCATGGTGCAGGAGATCGTGGAGCAGCGGGACCGCATCACGGCGACGCTCGAAGCCCTCGGGTACACCCCGCACCTCTCGTGGTCCAACTTCGTGCTGTTCGGCGGCGTCGCGGATCCGCAGGCGACGTGGCAGCAGCTGTACGACCGCGGCGTGCTCGTCCGCGACGTCGGCATCCCCGGCCACCTGCGCGTCAGCGCCGGCACGGAGGCGGAGACGACGGCGTTCCTGGACGCCCTGGCCTCGATAGGATCGGCATCATGA
- the priA gene encoding bifunctional 1-(5-phosphoribosyl)-5-((5-phosphoribosylamino)methylideneamino)imidazole-4-carboxamide isomerase/phosphoribosylanthranilate isomerase PriA, producing the protein MNDFAQSPSLTLLPAVDVAGGKAVRLTQGEAGTETSYGDPLDAAGEWVSQGASWIHLVDLDAAFGRGSNAPILRKVIKQFKNVNVELSGGIRDDASLEAALESGAARINLGTAALENPEWAADVISRFGEAIAVGLDVRGTTLAARGWTKEGGDLWEVLERLEDAGCSRYVVTDVTKDGTLRGPNLELLREVTSRTPKPVVASGGISNLDDIAALRDLVPLGVEGAIVGKALYAGAFTLAEALDVAGD; encoded by the coding sequence ATGAACGACTTCGCGCAGTCCCCCTCGCTCACGCTCCTTCCCGCGGTCGATGTCGCCGGCGGCAAGGCGGTCCGTCTCACGCAGGGGGAGGCCGGGACCGAGACGAGCTACGGCGACCCGCTCGACGCGGCAGGGGAGTGGGTGTCGCAGGGGGCCTCCTGGATCCACCTCGTCGACCTCGACGCGGCGTTCGGACGCGGCAGCAACGCGCCGATCCTGCGCAAGGTCATCAAGCAGTTCAAGAACGTCAACGTCGAGCTCTCCGGCGGCATCCGGGACGACGCGAGCCTGGAGGCCGCTCTGGAGAGCGGCGCCGCCCGCATCAACCTCGGCACCGCCGCTCTGGAGAACCCCGAGTGGGCGGCCGACGTGATCAGCCGCTTCGGTGAGGCGATCGCCGTCGGCCTCGACGTCCGCGGCACGACCCTCGCGGCGCGCGGCTGGACGAAGGAGGGCGGCGACCTCTGGGAGGTGCTCGAGCGCCTCGAGGACGCCGGCTGCAGCCGTTACGTCGTCACCGACGTGACCAAGGACGGCACGCTGCGCGGCCCGAACCTGGAACTCCTGCGCGAGGTGACCTCGCGCACGCCGAAGCCGGTCGTCGCGTCCGGCGGCATCTCGAACCTCGACGACATCGCCGCGCTGCGCGACCTCGTGCCCCTGGGCGTCGAGGGCGCCATCGTCGGGAAGGCTCTGTACGCGGGCGCCTTCACGCTCGCGGAGGCCCTGGATGTCGCCGGAGACTGA
- a CDS encoding ATP-binding protein — MRRRLTVVFLVPLIVVLVALGGVTGWSAARSVQQSFYAEQLGDLGYFATSARQALRSGSPAVMDAEVRRFQEVYGIEVTVFDLTGSPWAAGDHGDTVLSEGDAQRVRLALSGRRAEQPTSSAWIVSDAALVEPVFDDGDVIGAVLVTGGTQTPQTVILRQTLVLGLIVVLLCALGILLVAGLARWVLSPVRRLDETMAAIERGEMDARVAEGTGPPELRRMTRVFNGMADEIERVMTRQQEFALNASHELRNPLNALLLRVEHLATGLGREWDHDVEETREEGRRMTRILETLLGLARGGRTDSTMSAVDLAAVAGRRVEAWQEVAAQRAIVLRRTGESSVMTITDRTIVESALDAAIDNAVKYSPEGSSIEVGAQRAGDECRLTVRDHGPGLSPEDASAAADRFWRSADSGDMPGTGLGLAIATDLLATVGGELRVQGADGGGLLVALVLPAEAAA; from the coding sequence GTGCGCCGCCGCCTGACCGTCGTCTTCCTCGTGCCGCTGATCGTGGTGCTCGTCGCTCTCGGCGGCGTGACGGGGTGGAGCGCGGCTCGCAGCGTCCAGCAGTCGTTCTACGCCGAGCAGCTCGGCGACCTGGGGTACTTCGCGACGAGCGCCCGACAGGCGCTGCGCTCCGGGAGCCCGGCGGTGATGGACGCGGAGGTCCGCCGCTTCCAGGAGGTCTACGGGATCGAGGTGACCGTGTTCGATCTCACCGGCAGCCCGTGGGCGGCGGGGGACCACGGAGACACGGTCCTGTCGGAGGGGGATGCGCAGCGGGTGCGGCTGGCGCTCTCCGGACGCCGCGCCGAGCAGCCGACCTCTTCCGCCTGGATCGTGTCCGATGCGGCGCTCGTGGAGCCGGTGTTCGACGACGGCGACGTGATCGGCGCCGTGCTCGTGACCGGAGGCACCCAGACGCCGCAGACCGTCATCCTCCGGCAGACGCTCGTGCTCGGCCTCATCGTCGTGCTGCTGTGCGCGCTCGGCATCCTCCTGGTCGCCGGGCTGGCCCGTTGGGTGCTCTCCCCGGTGCGCCGTCTCGACGAGACGATGGCGGCGATCGAGCGGGGGGAGATGGACGCGCGGGTGGCCGAGGGCACCGGGCCGCCCGAGCTGCGGCGCATGACGCGGGTGTTCAACGGCATGGCCGACGAGATCGAGCGCGTCATGACCCGCCAGCAGGAGTTCGCGCTGAACGCCTCGCACGAGCTGCGGAATCCGCTCAACGCGCTGCTGCTGCGCGTCGAGCACCTCGCGACGGGTCTGGGACGCGAGTGGGACCACGACGTGGAGGAGACCAGGGAGGAGGGCCGGCGGATGACCCGCATCCTGGAGACCCTCCTCGGGCTCGCCCGCGGCGGTCGCACCGACTCCACCATGTCGGCGGTCGATCTCGCCGCCGTGGCCGGACGCCGGGTCGAGGCCTGGCAGGAGGTGGCGGCGCAGCGGGCCATCGTGCTGCGTCGGACGGGGGAGTCGTCGGTCATGACGATCACCGACCGCACCATCGTGGAGAGCGCGCTCGACGCCGCGATCGACAACGCGGTGAAGTACTCGCCGGAGGGCTCGTCCATCGAGGTCGGCGCGCAGCGCGCGGGTGACGAATGCCGTCTTACCGTGCGCGACCACGGCCCCGGACTGTCGCCGGAGGATGCGTCGGCGGCGGCCGATCGCTTCTGGCGGAGCGCGGACAGCGGCGACATGCCGGGGACCGGGCTCGGGCTGGCGATCGCGACCGACCTCCTCGCGACGGTCGGGGGCGAGCTGCGGGTGCAGGGGGCCGACGGCGGCGGGCTCCTCGTGGCCCTCGTCCTCCCGGCGGAGGCGGCGGCATGA
- the hisB gene encoding imidazoleglycerol-phosphate dehydratase HisB, whose amino-acid sequence MTIPAPTARTASRVRSTSESTVEVELNLDGTGASRIDTSVPFFDHMLTAFAKHSLTDLTVRASGDTHIDAHHTVEDVSIVLGQAILAALGDKSGISRYGDALVPLDEALAQAVVDISGRPYLVHEGEPAGFEHHLIGGHFTGSLVRHVFEAITFNAALTVHVRVLSGRDPHHIAEAEFKAFARAFRQAKALDPLVDGIPSTKGAL is encoded by the coding sequence ATGACCATCCCCGCGCCCACCGCACGCACCGCGAGCCGCGTGCGCAGCACGTCGGAGTCCACCGTCGAGGTCGAGCTGAACCTCGACGGCACCGGTGCGAGCCGCATCGACACCTCGGTGCCGTTCTTCGACCACATGCTCACGGCGTTCGCCAAGCACTCGCTGACGGATCTCACCGTGCGGGCCTCCGGGGACACCCACATCGACGCGCACCACACCGTGGAGGACGTCTCGATCGTGCTCGGCCAAGCGATCCTGGCCGCCCTCGGAGACAAGTCCGGCATCTCCCGGTACGGCGACGCCCTCGTCCCCCTGGACGAGGCGCTCGCGCAGGCGGTCGTCGACATCTCCGGCCGCCCGTACCTCGTGCACGAGGGGGAGCCCGCGGGCTTCGAGCACCACCTGATCGGCGGGCACTTCACGGGATCCCTCGTGCGGCACGTCTTCGAGGCCATCACCTTCAACGCCGCGCTGACGGTGCACGTGCGGGTGCTGAGCGGGCGCGACCCGCACCACATCGCCGAGGCCGAGTTCAAGGCGTTCGCGCGGGCGTTCCGCCAGGCGAAGGCCCTGGATCCTCTCGTCGACGGCATCCCGTCGACCAAGGGGGCGCTGTGA
- the infC gene encoding translation initiation factor IF-3, giving the protein MSDPRTNERIRVPEVRLVGPAGEQIGVVRIEAALRLAQEADLDLVEVAPNSKPPVVKIMDYGKFKYEAAQKEKEARRNQANTILKEVRFRLKIEAHDYTTKLKRAEGFLKAGDKVKAMILFRGREQSRPEQGVRLLRKFAEDVAEFGTVESNPTIDGRNMVMVVAPHKSKSEAKQEQNAVRAANKQAARDAKNDADASADAKAE; this is encoded by the coding sequence ATCAGCGATCCCCGTACCAATGAGCGCATCCGCGTCCCCGAGGTCCGCCTCGTCGGCCCCGCGGGTGAGCAGATCGGCGTTGTCCGCATCGAGGCAGCGCTGCGTCTCGCCCAGGAAGCCGATCTCGACCTCGTCGAGGTCGCCCCGAACTCGAAGCCGCCCGTCGTCAAGATCATGGACTACGGCAAGTTCAAGTACGAGGCCGCGCAGAAGGAAAAGGAAGCGCGTCGCAACCAGGCGAACACGATCCTCAAGGAAGTCCGCTTCCGTCTGAAGATCGAGGCGCACGACTACACGACGAAGCTCAAGCGCGCCGAGGGCTTCCTCAAGGCCGGCGACAAGGTCAAGGCCATGATCCTCTTCCGCGGTCGCGAGCAGTCGCGCCCGGAGCAGGGTGTCCGTCTGCTGCGCAAGTTCGCCGAGGACGTCGCCGAGTTCGGCACGGTCGAGTCGAACCCGACCATCGACGGCCGCAACATGGTGATGGTCGTCGCGCCGCACAAGAGCAAGTCCGAGGCGAAGCAGGAGCAGAACGCCGTGCGCGCCGCGAACAAGCAGGCCGCGCGCGACGCGAAGAACGACGCGGACGCGTCCGCGGACGCCAAGGCGGAGTAG
- the rplT gene encoding 50S ribosomal protein L20, which yields MARVKRAVNAHKKRRVILERASGYRGQRSRLYRKAKEQVIHSLVYSYRDRRKRKGDFRRLWIQRINAAARQNGMTYNRFIQGLGLAGVTVDRRMLADLAVNDAATFATLVETAKKALPSDVNAPKSAA from the coding sequence ATGGCAAGAGTCAAGCGGGCGGTCAACGCCCACAAGAAGCGTCGGGTCATCCTCGAGCGCGCCTCCGGCTACCGCGGTCAGCGTTCGCGCCTCTACCGGAAGGCCAAGGAGCAGGTCATCCACTCCCTGGTCTACTCGTACCGGGACCGCCGCAAGCGCAAGGGCGACTTCCGTCGTCTGTGGATCCAGCGCATCAACGCTGCGGCCCGCCAGAACGGCATGACGTACAACCGCTTCATCCAGGGGCTGGGCCTCGCGGGTGTCACGGTCGACCGTCGCATGCTCGCCGACCTCGCGGTGAACGACGCCGCGACGTTCGCGACGCTGGTCGAGACGGCGAAGAAGGCTCTGCCTTCCGACGTCAACGCGCCCAAGTCGGCGGCGTAA
- the hisH gene encoding imidazole glycerol phosphate synthase subunit HisH, with the protein MSAEPRVAVFDYESGNVHSAVKALVAAGADAVLTRDRTEALEADGFVVPGVGAFQAVRDALHAHGGDEIIGRRLAGGRPVLGICVGMQVLFEHGVERGHDTAGLGEWPGAVTELDAPVLPHMGWNTVEPGEDTVLFRGIEQERFYFVHSYAAQSWELDVIPPFPQPVLTWATYGGPFLAAVENGPLSATQFHPEKSGDAGIQLLRNWVQSL; encoded by the coding sequence GTGAGCGCCGAGCCGCGGGTCGCCGTCTTCGACTACGAGTCCGGCAACGTCCACTCCGCCGTGAAGGCGCTCGTCGCCGCGGGAGCCGATGCCGTGCTGACCCGCGACCGCACCGAGGCGCTGGAGGCCGACGGGTTCGTCGTGCCCGGTGTCGGCGCCTTCCAGGCTGTGCGGGACGCCCTGCACGCCCACGGCGGCGACGAGATCATCGGCCGTCGTCTCGCGGGGGGCCGACCGGTACTCGGCATCTGCGTCGGCATGCAGGTGCTGTTCGAGCACGGCGTCGAGCGGGGGCACGACACCGCGGGCCTCGGCGAGTGGCCGGGTGCTGTGACGGAGCTCGACGCCCCGGTCCTGCCGCACATGGGCTGGAACACGGTGGAGCCGGGGGAGGACACCGTCCTGTTCCGCGGCATCGAGCAGGAGCGCTTCTACTTCGTGCACTCCTATGCCGCGCAGTCCTGGGAGCTCGACGTGATCCCGCCGTTCCCGCAGCCCGTGCTCACATGGGCGACCTACGGCGGCCCCTTCCTCGCGGCCGTCGAGAACGGCCCGCTCTCGGCGACGCAGTTCCACCCGGAGAAGTCCGGGGACGCCGGCATCCAGCTGCTCCGGAACTGGGTGCAGAGCCTCTGA
- a CDS encoding LysM peptidoglycan-binding domain-containing protein, which produces MSSISLSTATALPASARPATRLRITARGRRTLLALASVPLAAGIAFAALSGGSATASGADAPAVSVETVTVMPGDTLWSIASSIAPEADPRDVIGEITRMNLLRGGELQVGQELALPARYTD; this is translated from the coding sequence ATGAGCAGCATCAGCCTCAGCACCGCGACCGCCCTCCCGGCATCGGCCCGTCCGGCCACCCGGCTGCGGATCACGGCACGCGGCCGTCGCACTCTGCTCGCGCTCGCGTCGGTCCCGCTCGCGGCGGGCATCGCCTTCGCCGCCCTCAGCGGGGGCAGCGCGACCGCCTCCGGCGCGGATGCGCCGGCCGTCTCCGTCGAGACCGTCACGGTCATGCCCGGCGACACCCTCTGGTCGATCGCGAGCAGCATCGCTCCCGAAGCCGACCCGCGGGATGTCATCGGTGAGATCACCCGCATGAACCTGCTGCGCGGCGGGGAGCTCCAGGTCGGCCAGGAGCTCGCACTGCCGGCGCGGTACACCGACTGA
- a CDS encoding TrmH family RNA methyltransferase — translation MLENPRSPRVRAVAKLTKRSARTETGLFLLEGPQSVREALTYRPDAIVELFATPHGWEKHADIRAKAADADVEVEYVSEDVLNAMADTVTPQGLVAVVRQTPTSVREIFDGTPRLIAICEEVRDPGNLGTIIRAADAAGADAVVLTGRTVDPYNPKVVRATTGSLFHLPVSVGGELDEVVRRAHEAGMQILAADVKGDDLLAARADGVLGEPTAWLFGNEARGLEDEALTRADRVLRLPIFGRAESLNLATAASVCLYESAFAQRAAPAG, via the coding sequence GTGCTGGAGAACCCCCGTTCCCCCCGAGTCCGTGCCGTCGCCAAGCTCACCAAGCGCAGCGCCCGCACCGAGACCGGTCTTTTCCTGCTGGAAGGTCCGCAGTCCGTCCGCGAGGCGCTGACGTACCGCCCGGATGCGATCGTCGAGCTCTTCGCGACCCCGCACGGCTGGGAGAAGCACGCGGACATCCGCGCGAAGGCGGCGGACGCCGACGTCGAGGTCGAGTACGTGAGCGAGGACGTGCTCAACGCGATGGCCGACACGGTGACGCCCCAGGGACTCGTCGCGGTGGTCCGCCAGACGCCGACCTCGGTCCGCGAGATCTTCGACGGCACGCCGCGCCTCATCGCGATCTGCGAGGAGGTGCGCGACCCCGGCAACCTGGGCACGATCATCCGCGCGGCCGACGCGGCGGGCGCCGACGCGGTGGTGCTGACCGGCCGCACCGTCGACCCGTACAACCCCAAGGTGGTGCGCGCGACGACCGGCTCGCTCTTCCACCTCCCGGTCTCGGTGGGCGGCGAGCTCGACGAGGTCGTCCGGCGTGCGCACGAGGCGGGCATGCAGATCCTCGCGGCGGACGTGAAGGGGGACGACCTCCTCGCCGCACGCGCCGACGGCGTCCTCGGCGAGCCGACCGCGTGGCTGTTCGGCAACGAGGCGCGCGGGCTCGAGGACGAGGCTCTGACCAGGGCCGACCGGGTGCTCCGGCTGCCGATCTTCGGGCGTGCGGAGTCGCTGAACCTGGCCACCGCGGCGAGCGTGTGCCTGTACGAGAGCGCGTTCGCCCAACGCGCGGCTCCGGCCGGCTGA
- a CDS encoding response regulator transcription factor, producing MRILIVEDDERVAGALQAFLARSGYATVHAADGNAALEHLDADTEVVLLDLGLPDVDGIDLCRRIRGRSDVPIVIVTARNQVAERIKGLRAGADDFVVKPYDVHELLARIEAVTRRSRPLRTEPDTRVLLHGGAVQIDLVAREVQVGGVPLALTRKEFDIVGVLARYPGVAVPKERLIREVWNTDWRGFGHSLEVHVAAIRKKSGDRAFIETVRGVGYRLAGS from the coding sequence ATGAGGATTCTGATCGTCGAGGACGACGAGCGGGTGGCGGGGGCCTTGCAGGCCTTCCTCGCGCGCTCAGGCTATGCCACCGTGCACGCGGCCGATGGGAACGCGGCGCTGGAACACCTCGATGCCGACACCGAGGTCGTGCTGCTCGATCTCGGGCTGCCGGATGTCGACGGCATCGACCTCTGCCGCCGCATCCGCGGGCGCTCCGACGTGCCGATCGTCATCGTCACCGCGCGCAACCAGGTCGCCGAGCGCATCAAGGGACTGCGCGCCGGCGCCGACGACTTCGTGGTGAAGCCCTACGACGTGCACGAGCTCCTGGCGCGGATCGAGGCGGTCACCCGGCGATCGCGGCCGCTGCGGACGGAGCCGGACACCCGCGTGCTGCTGCATGGCGGCGCGGTGCAGATCGACCTCGTCGCGCGGGAGGTGCAGGTCGGCGGGGTGCCGCTGGCGCTCACCCGCAAGGAGTTCGACATCGTGGGCGTGCTCGCGCGGTATCCGGGTGTCGCGGTGCCGAAGGAGCGCCTCATCCGCGAGGTCTGGAACACCGACTGGCGCGGCTTCGGCCACTCGCTGGAAGTGCATGTGGCGGCCATCCGGAAGAAGAGCGGCGACCGCGCGTTCATCGAGACCGTGCGCGGCGTCGGCTACCGGCTCGCGGGGTCCTGA
- the rpmI gene encoding 50S ribosomal protein L35, producing MPKQKTHSGAKKRFKITGSGKLKKQQAGMRHNLEHKSSRRTRRLNQDQVLAKADFKVAKKLLGR from the coding sequence ATGCCGAAGCAGAAGACCCACTCGGGTGCTAAGAAGCGCTTCAAGATCACCGGCAGCGGCAAGCTGAAGAAGCAGCAGGCCGGGATGCGCCACAACCTCGAGCACAAGTCGAGCCGTCGCACCCGTCGTCTGAACCAGGACCAGGTGCTCGCGAAGGCGGACTTCAAGGTCGCGAAGAAGCTTCTCGGTCGCTGA
- the lexA gene encoding transcriptional repressor LexA, with translation MSDTSALESEAPRTRRRKSLSPKQMAILEVIQASIAQNGYPPSMREIGDAVGLKSLSSVTHQLGQLELSGYLRRDPGKTRAMEVLIDLPGTGAENPADVATPVGDAALVPLVGRIAAGVPITADQQVEEIFPLPRQLVGKGDLFMLKVSGESMIDAAICDGDWVVVRSQNTAENGEIVAAMLDGEATVKVLRRRDGHTWLLPRNSAFEPILGDEAVVLGKVVAVMRAV, from the coding sequence ATGAGCGACACCTCAGCCCTCGAGTCCGAGGCGCCGCGCACCCGCCGTCGCAAGAGCCTCAGCCCGAAGCAGATGGCGATCCTCGAGGTCATCCAGGCCTCGATCGCGCAGAACGGCTATCCGCCGAGCATGCGCGAGATCGGCGACGCCGTCGGGCTCAAGTCGCTGTCCAGCGTCACCCACCAGCTCGGTCAGCTCGAGCTCAGCGGCTACCTGCGTCGCGACCCGGGCAAGACGCGTGCCATGGAGGTCCTCATCGACCTGCCCGGCACGGGCGCGGAGAACCCGGCGGACGTGGCGACCCCCGTGGGCGATGCCGCCCTGGTCCCGCTGGTGGGGCGTATCGCCGCGGGCGTGCCGATCACGGCGGATCAGCAGGTCGAGGAGATCTTCCCGCTCCCCCGGCAGCTCGTCGGCAAGGGCGACCTGTTCATGCTCAAGGTCTCCGGGGAGTCGATGATCGACGCCGCCATCTGCGACGGCGACTGGGTTGTCGTGCGCTCGCAGAACACGGCGGAGAACGGCGAGATCGTGGCTGCCATGCTCGACGGCGAGGCCACCGTCAAGGTGCTCCGTCGTCGCGACGGCCACACGTGGCTGCTTCCCCGCAACTCTGCCTTCGAGCCGATCCTGGGCGACGAGGCGGTCGTGCTCGGCAAGGTCGTCGCGGTCATGCGCGCCGTCTGA